One stretch of Streptomyces sp. MMBL 11-1 DNA includes these proteins:
- a CDS encoding redoxin domain-containing protein, which yields MSPLAAAVLAVGALALVDLVLTVGVVRRLREHSDLLGRTAVPAAASPGGMSGTASVGTPVPSFTAGPPDSPVTDRDLADGTLVAFFSPTCAPCRDKLPGFVARYADSPEEARQVLAVVVSDTHDTRGSHDTQGSHGSHGDRDSRGPDRSGEDTGSMAAALAAVVPTVKEPYDGPVTTAFAVKAFPSCVRVGRGPDGGLVVTEVGLWPRTPVAAR from the coding sequence GTGAGTCCGCTCGCCGCCGCTGTCCTCGCCGTCGGAGCCCTGGCCCTGGTCGACCTCGTCCTCACCGTCGGCGTCGTCCGACGGCTGCGGGAACACTCCGACCTGCTGGGGCGGACAGCGGTGCCGGCCGCCGCTTCCCCCGGAGGCATGTCCGGGACCGCGAGCGTCGGCACCCCTGTGCCCTCCTTCACCGCCGGCCCGCCCGACAGCCCCGTCACCGACCGGGACCTCGCCGACGGAACCCTCGTCGCGTTCTTCTCGCCCACCTGCGCGCCCTGTCGCGACAAGCTGCCCGGCTTCGTCGCCCGGTACGCGGACAGCCCCGAGGAGGCCCGGCAGGTGCTCGCCGTCGTCGTCAGCGACACGCACGACACACGCGGCTCGCACGACACACAGGGCTCGCACGGCTCGCACGGGGATCGGGACTCACGCGGACCGGACAGGTCCGGCGAGGACACCGGATCCATGGCCGCCGCTCTGGCCGCCGTGGTGCCGACCGTCAAGGAACCCTATGACGGCCCGGTGACCACGGCGTTCGCCGTCAAGGCCTTTCCCAGCTGCGTACGGGTCGGGCGCGGCCCCGACGGCGGTCTCGTGGTGACGGAAGTCGGACTGTGGCCCCGCACCCCCGTCGCGGCCC
- a CDS encoding DMT family transporter has translation MGYAYGLLAAAIAAEVAGTTAMKYSEGFTRLWPSIGTAVGYLIAFTLLAQTLKTLSVGTAYAIWAGVGTAAVALIGILFLGESSGLVKIAGIALIVAGVVVLNLGGAH, from the coding sequence ATGGGATACGCATACGGACTGCTGGCCGCCGCCATCGCGGCGGAGGTGGCCGGGACGACCGCCATGAAGTACAGCGAGGGCTTCACCCGGCTCTGGCCCTCGATCGGCACCGCGGTGGGCTACCTCATCGCCTTCACCCTGCTCGCGCAGACCCTCAAGACGCTCTCCGTGGGCACGGCGTACGCCATCTGGGCCGGGGTCGGCACCGCGGCCGTCGCCCTCATCGGGATCCTCTTCCTGGGGGAGTCCAGCGGCCTGGTCAAGATCGCGGGCATCGCCCTGATCGTGGCCGGGGTCGTCGTCCTCAACCTGGGCGGGGCGCACTGA
- a CDS encoding TetR/AcrR family transcriptional regulator — protein MARRYDPGRRTRIIDAALRVIAADGLAGLSHRTVAAEADVPLGSTTYHFGSLDELLVAALRRCNENFVQALRGSEVLAGPAGPAGPAGPAALAEELTRLLDRWFAGERGAIELEYELYLAALRRPALRPVAAEWTGEAVELLSRHTDQETARALVALMDGICLQVLLTGGTFDAPCTRKMLTRIADGASTR, from the coding sequence ATGGCCCGGCGGTACGACCCAGGGCGACGGACGCGGATCATCGACGCGGCGCTGCGCGTGATCGCGGCCGACGGCTTGGCCGGTCTCAGCCATCGCACCGTGGCCGCCGAGGCCGACGTGCCGCTCGGCTCGACCACGTACCACTTCGGCTCCCTCGACGAACTCCTGGTCGCCGCCCTGCGCCGGTGCAACGAGAACTTCGTGCAGGCCCTGCGCGGCAGCGAGGTCCTGGCGGGCCCCGCCGGACCCGCCGGACCCGCCGGACCCGCCGCCCTCGCCGAGGAGCTGACCCGCCTGCTGGACCGGTGGTTCGCGGGCGAGCGCGGGGCGATCGAGCTGGAGTACGAGCTGTACCTCGCCGCCCTGCGCCGCCCCGCGCTGCGCCCCGTCGCCGCCGAGTGGACCGGGGAGGCCGTCGAACTGCTCTCCCGGCACACCGACCAGGAGACCGCGAGGGCGCTCGTCGCGCTGATGGACGGCATCTGTCTCCAGGTGCTGCTCACCGGCGGCACCTTCGACGCGCCCTGCACCCGGAAGATGCTGACCCGGATCGCGGACGGCGCCAGCACTCGATGA
- a CDS encoding MauE/DoxX family redox-associated membrane protein, with translation MELVVWAVRGCLLLVFTRSVLGKVRNPAAFVEFTGTVRALRLPVPVPARLLAALVVAAEAVLVPAFALPGPLAPPAVLVAGLGLAAVLLAAFTALAVAAARSGRRTPCHCFGRTATPLGAVHAVRNSILLALAVTGLVATAVPGPAAGDPVAVLTAVLAGAVLGLLVTVLDDLAALFRPLPRKETAP, from the coding sequence GTGGAACTCGTCGTCTGGGCGGTCCGTGGCTGTCTGCTGCTGGTGTTCACCCGCTCCGTCCTCGGCAAGGTGCGGAACCCGGCCGCCTTCGTGGAGTTCACCGGGACCGTGCGAGCCCTGCGGCTCCCCGTACCGGTGCCCGCCCGCCTCCTCGCCGCGCTGGTGGTGGCCGCCGAGGCCGTCCTCGTACCCGCCTTCGCGCTGCCCGGCCCCCTCGCCCCGCCGGCCGTACTCGTCGCCGGGCTCGGCCTCGCCGCCGTACTGCTCGCCGCGTTCACCGCGCTGGCCGTCGCCGCCGCCCGCAGCGGCCGTCGGACACCCTGCCACTGCTTCGGCCGTACGGCGACTCCGCTCGGCGCGGTACACGCCGTACGCAACTCCATCCTGCTGGCCCTCGCGGTCACCGGCCTCGTCGCCACGGCCGTCCCCGGCCCCGCCGCGGGCGACCCGGTGGCGGTGCTGACCGCCGTCCTCGCGGGCGCGGTCCTCGGCCTGCTCGTCACGGTCCTCGACGACCTCGCCGCGCTCTTTCGTCCCCTGCCCCGAAAGGAAACCGCCCCGTGA
- a CDS encoding AfsR/SARP family transcriptional regulator, giving the protein MAIWYGVLGEIEARRDGRRLDLGPARQRTVLAALLMDVDRVVPVEGLAERVWGDRPPRRVAAAVHTYLSRLRRVLERPAPDAVVPEGAREGRPAIVRRPGGYTVPAGPGTVDVHLFHDLVARARSADGDGALELYDRALALWRGEPFAAVDTPWFNAARASLSEQRHACRLDRNDLALRLGRHGALLPELGACHDERPWDERLTAQLMIALWRSGRTAEALRCFERVRCALAEELGSDPGPELRRLHQQVLAGDPALGPVRRPDSPVADFRTASGAPAGADSRPPSDGSPAGAVPRELPSAGRYFTGRTAELALLDAALDRSPDETPGTATTTGPGAGAVCVISGGAGVGKTSVALHWAHRNLRRFPDGQLYVDLRGFARSGGPLTPVAALRLLLCGLGVDPAAAPAGRQALAGLYRSLVADRRVLIVLDDAADAEQVAALLPGSTGAAVLVTSRRRLTGLAVTQGAHTVPLSTLSRADSRELLGHRLGEARLAAEPEATAAVLEECAGLPLALGVVAARAAARPGFPLAGLAEELRDATGRLTALGTGDPSADVRTALRLSYRALSGAAAGAFRLLSAVPGPDIGLGAAGSLLGCSPGSARVLLRELEAVHLLEQHGPGRYRVNRLVRVFSAELREAGPCERALRRVLDHYAHTAWAARRLLGPYGRRPVWLGPPLPGVTPERPADRRAAGAWFHAEWACLAAARRLAERRGWDSVVWELARVLDGLVPQQGRAYGAGGRAAGTGRGELPGGARRRVVHGRRPGYPMAETGARGGGTDGGGGGGRAPAGAAPTLPCLA; this is encoded by the coding sequence TTGGCAATCTGGTACGGAGTCCTCGGGGAGATCGAGGCCCGGCGGGACGGACGCCGGCTGGACCTCGGCCCGGCCCGGCAGCGGACCGTCCTGGCGGCGCTGCTGATGGATGTGGACCGGGTGGTTCCGGTGGAGGGTCTGGCGGAGCGGGTCTGGGGCGACCGGCCGCCGCGCCGGGTCGCGGCGGCGGTGCACACCTATCTGTCACGGCTGCGGCGGGTGCTGGAGCGGCCCGCGCCGGACGCCGTCGTACCGGAGGGCGCCCGTGAGGGGCGGCCCGCGATCGTGCGGCGGCCCGGCGGCTACACGGTGCCGGCCGGTCCGGGCACGGTGGATGTGCATCTCTTCCACGATCTGGTCGCCCGCGCGCGGTCGGCCGACGGCGACGGGGCGCTGGAGCTGTACGACCGGGCGCTGGCGCTGTGGCGGGGTGAGCCGTTCGCGGCGGTGGACACCCCGTGGTTCAACGCGGCGCGGGCCTCGCTGTCGGAGCAGCGGCACGCCTGCCGCCTGGACCGCAACGATCTGGCGCTGCGGCTGGGGCGCCACGGCGCGCTCCTGCCGGAGCTGGGCGCCTGCCACGACGAGCGCCCCTGGGACGAGCGGCTGACCGCCCAGCTGATGATCGCGCTGTGGCGGAGCGGACGCACGGCCGAGGCGCTGCGCTGCTTCGAGCGGGTACGGTGCGCGCTGGCGGAGGAGTTGGGCAGCGATCCGGGGCCGGAGCTGCGGCGGCTGCATCAACAGGTGCTGGCAGGTGATCCGGCGCTCGGGCCGGTGCGGCGACCGGACTCGCCGGTGGCGGACTTCCGCACGGCGTCCGGAGCCCCCGCGGGAGCGGACTCCCGCCCACCCTCCGACGGTTCGCCGGCCGGGGCGGTACCGCGCGAACTGCCGTCGGCGGGTAGGTACTTCACCGGGCGTACGGCTGAACTCGCCCTGCTGGACGCGGCACTGGACCGGTCGCCGGACGAGACGCCGGGCACCGCGACGACCACCGGCCCCGGCGCGGGGGCGGTGTGTGTCATCAGCGGCGGTGCGGGGGTGGGCAAGACCTCGGTGGCGCTGCACTGGGCGCACCGGAACCTCCGCCGTTTCCCCGACGGGCAGTTGTACGTGGATCTGCGCGGGTTCGCCCGCTCGGGCGGCCCGCTGACGCCCGTCGCGGCGCTCCGGCTGCTGCTGTGCGGTCTCGGCGTCGACCCGGCGGCGGCGCCGGCGGGCCGGCAGGCGCTCGCCGGGCTGTACCGGAGCCTGGTCGCGGACCGCCGGGTGCTGATCGTGCTGGACGACGCCGCCGACGCCGAACAGGTGGCGGCGCTGCTGCCGGGGAGTACGGGGGCCGCCGTACTGGTGACCAGCCGCCGCCGGCTGACGGGCCTCGCCGTCACCCAGGGGGCGCACACGGTGCCGCTGTCCACGCTGTCCCGGGCGGACTCCCGGGAACTCCTCGGGCACCGGTTGGGCGAGGCGCGGCTGGCGGCCGAGCCGGAGGCGACGGCGGCCGTCCTGGAGGAGTGCGCGGGTCTGCCGCTGGCGCTCGGCGTGGTCGCGGCGCGGGCGGCGGCCCGGCCGGGCTTTCCGCTGGCGGGCCTCGCCGAGGAGCTGCGGGACGCGACGGGCCGGCTGACCGCTCTGGGGACGGGTGATCCGTCGGCGGACGTCCGGACGGCGCTGCGTCTGTCGTACCGGGCGCTGAGCGGTGCCGCGGCCGGGGCGTTCCGGTTGCTGTCGGCGGTGCCGGGGCCGGACATCGGGCTGGGCGCCGCGGGGAGTCTGCTGGGCTGTTCCCCGGGGTCGGCGCGGGTGCTGCTGCGGGAGCTGGAGGCGGTCCATCTGCTGGAGCAGCACGGGCCCGGCCGGTACCGGGTGAACAGGCTGGTGCGGGTGTTCTCGGCCGAGCTGCGGGAGGCGGGGCCGTGCGAGCGGGCACTGCGGCGGGTGCTGGACCACTACGCGCACACGGCGTGGGCGGCCCGTCGGCTGCTGGGCCCGTACGGGCGTCGGCCGGTGTGGCTGGGGCCGCCGCTGCCGGGGGTGACCCCGGAACGGCCCGCCGACCGGCGTGCGGCGGGGGCGTGGTTCCACGCCGAGTGGGCGTGTCTCGCCGCGGCCCGACGGCTGGCGGAGCGGCGGGGGTGGGACTCGGTGGTGTGGGAACTGGCGCGGGTACTGGACGGCCTGGTGCCGCAGCAGGGCCGGGCGTACGGGGCGGGGGGCAGGGCCGCGGGAACGGGGAGGGGCGAGCTGCCCGGCGGGGCGCGCCGCCGCGTGGTCCACGGCCGTCGCCCGGGGTATCCCATGGCGGAGACCGGGGCGCGGGGAGGCGGTACGGACGGCGGGGGCGGCGGGGGCCGGGCACCGGCGGGGGCCGCGCCGACGTTGCCGTGTCTGGCGTGA